The genomic DNA GGGTGGGGCCGCGTTCTTCGCGGGGTCTCTGAGCTGCTTGTTTTCTCTGTGCAGCTTCGACCGGCTCTTCAGCACCAGCGACTTCCCTGAGCGGGTCCCGGCGTCGCCCCCGGTGTCTGAGCACCGGGGCAATGGgggcagggcgccccctgctgtGAGGTACCTGCCCCGTCCCGCCTCCCCCACAGAGTGAGTATGAACGGGGGCCCCCGAGCGccagatggggggcagggggagtggagggtggcgccccctagtgccaggcgGGGGAGATgggactgggatggggggagggggacagcgccccctagtgccaggcgGGGGAGATGGGgccgggatggggggaggggagcggaggggggcgccccctagcgccaggcGGGGGAGATGGGgccgggatggggggagggggctggagagtggcgccccctagcgccaggcGGGGGAGATGGGGCCGGGAGGGGGGCGTGGAGGgtggtgctgccccctagtgtctgtgtgtctctgtccCCAGCACGGGGGAGCCCCCCAatctctccccccagcagcagaagcgGGACCTTTACCGCCAGATCCGCTCCCACATCTGGAAGCAGCACGGCCGGGCCCCGGTTCACGGCTGGAGCCCCCCGGCCGTCCCCCAGGTAATTGCCCCCCAGGGCACCGGGAGCAGGAggggcgggtggggaggggggcagtgattGGAACGCACCGTCCCTTTAAATCCCCAAGGCTGGGTCGGGACGAGGTTGGGGGGGTCCCCGGCTGCCCCCGCGGCTGTGCCCAGGCGTCTCTCGTTGCAGGTTCGGGTGGAGCAGGCTGAGGGCCAGGATCTGCCCAGGCTGGCGCAGCTGCGGCTGCTGGACCAGAAAGATCCCAGCACCAAGGtgagctgagggggtgggggggcttggcagggggcgctgggctgcgggggggggggcgggggcttggcagggggcgctgggctgcggggggtggggcgggggcttggcagggggtgctgggctgcgggggggcagggtggggactccgggggggctctgggctgtggggatcggggcggggggctcagcggggggctctgggctgtgggggtgggggctcagcagggggcgctgggctgcagggggtgggggctcggcagggggcactgggctgcagggagcagggcggggattcggggtgctgggctgcggggagcggggcggggggctcagcggggggtgctgggctgtgggggtggggcggggggttgggcaggggtcactgggctgcggggagcagggcgggggctgggctgcgggggggtgggggctcggcgcggggcgctgggctgcagggggtgggggcttggcggggtgcgctgggctgcggggagcggggtggggtctcggcggggggtgctgggctgcgggggttGGGGacttgggggggtgctgggctgcggggagcggggcgctcagcagggggcggggggctgcagggggtgggggctcggcggggggcgctgggctgcggggagcgggggctcggcagggggggctctcccctggccgTCAGGGCTGATCCTGTTGCCCCAAGCCGGTACGGGCTTCTACAGGTATCGAAAAACCAGAATAACcgtcccccgcaccccaccccagaggtggctgcatctcagcactgggcgaggggtccccgtataaccagcccctgcaccccaccccagaggggccgtgtCTCAGCGTTTggggggggccagcagggggctgggcccggcgtctcatcccccctctctccctccctcccagctgtggtGTGCCGTCGGGATGGGGGTGCCTAGGACGGACGGTGACGTCTCGGTTAGTGTCAGGAGCGCGACCCCTCCCATCTCTGCCgtggccccttccctgccccccatgggggAGAGACCCCACATCTCCCTGGTTGGGACGGTGGCATGTggggctcctgccccctccccggtgACCCTATTTGGtgactctccctgcccctccgcTTTGGGATGGTCCCCCCCCAAAGTAGAGGAGACTCCCCGAACTCCCACCGTTCTCTGAGGGTGGAGCAGGGACGGGGGGCCTATTTTGGGGGGCACCCTGGCACCCTTTTTCTCAATCTAGGCAGCCCCCAAACTTTTGGGGAGACCTTGCCCCTCGAGCTAATGCCGTACTTcggggcccctcccctcccctctttatcccaggggaccctcagtGGGGTTGATCAGGCCTTGGGGAGTCCCTGTCAATCAGTGCTAAACCCCGCCCCCGGGGGAGGggacggtggggggaggggtggtgtcCCCCTCCCAATGGGTGCCTGGCTTTTGGGTTCCTCAGCCAGCCTCGTGGGGTGTGAGCGTCTCTGTGTCTCCCCCAGGGggcgccctggcctgccccccccagcctgctgtgGGTCTGCTCTGGGACACACTCGGCCAGCGAGGTCACGGTGATGGACGCTGCCCGCGCCAACCTTGTCCTGGCGCAGTTTGTGCTGCCCAACGCCCATGTGCTGTGTGCCGCCTGGCTGCCCGGTGAGTGTGGGGCACAGGGctgcggaggggtggggggcagctgtATGGATCGGGATTGGGGCTGTATGGACAGGTGGATGGAGAGGGCTGTATGGACTGGGGCAAGGACTGTATGGACTGGGCAGATGGAGGGGGTTGTATGGACCAGGATGGGAGCTGTATGGACTGGGATGGCTGGAGGGGGCTGTATGGCCTGGGAGAAGGATGCTCTGCGGCACCCCAGAGGCTGTGTGGGCCATACAGGCTATATACGGCCCTAGCCTCCATCTCACGGACCAGGCTGTCCCTGCCAGGTCACCGGCCACTCAGTGCCGAGAGCACAAAGCTGGAACCCGAGATCCTGGAAGACCCCTTGGCCCCTGATCCCCCAGAGCTAGAGGAGGAGGCGGGGACCCTGGACGCGGACAGTGATGCCATTGGCACCATGGACACTGTctggctgggcacccaggagGGCAGGTACGGAGACacccctgtataaccagcccccgcaccccaccccagaggggccgcatcccagcgccgggtctctgtataaccagcccccgcaccccaccccagaggggctgcatctcagcgccgggtccCTGTATAACcggcccccgcaccccaccctagGGGGGCTGCATCCCAGTGCCGGGTCCCTGTATAAccggcccccgcgccccaccccagaggggctgcatcccagcgctgggtccctgtataaccagcccccgcaccccacccccgaggtggccgcatctcagcgccgggtccctgtataaccagcccctgcaccccaccccagaggggccgcatcCCAGTGCcgggtccctgtataaccagcccccgcaccccaccccagaggtggccgcatctcagcgccgagtccctgtataaccaggccccgcgccccacccccgaggtggccgcatctcagcactgTCCCAAGCTGTCGTGCTCTTTCCCCAGCATTTCCATCTACTCGGCCGGTTCCGACTGGCGCCGGTGCCTGCGGACGGTGCAGCTGAAGGACGCCGTACACAGCGTGGTGTGAGTGTGGGGCCGGGCCTTGGGGGGGACAACGGGACATTCTTGCATTGGTAGCGTCGTGGCCGGGTCGGTGGCCAGGTAGGCGGTGACACCCTGCGTTTGGCCAGCTGCCATTGGGAGAGAGACCCGCTCCAGAGCTTTCCTAAGTAGGGTTGCCCAGCTGGGTTGGCCGTAGTCCTCGAGGTTTCATCCCATGACACAGTCTTGAATTCAACATTCGTGTGaaattcctggagactccggGACGATCCCTGAGCGTTGGTCATCAAGAGACGTGGGTCCGACACGAGCGAGTGCCTCCCCCAGCCCGTCCGTCGTGGTTGAGAAATGTCCAGCTTCATCACCGGTCGTGACCTGGCTTGTCAGCGTCGGGCATGAAACTCGCCCGGAAATGGCCTCAAAGCGGACGCTCGTTAGCTCCCCAGCCGCATTAGCCGGACTTGGCCTCCAGAATCCTGCTGGCGGTTTAAGAGCCGGGTGTGGCCGCAATCACCCACCATGTTTGTCTCCGTGCCCGTGGGGCCAGTCCTCAAGTCTGTCGGGGCCCAGCGCGGAGGGACTGCCGCCACGGCCCGTCAGGAGCCCTCACATGCGGCCCAGGTTCCCGTTGGGCCGGGGCAACCGGCCCCATGTCAGGCCGGCATTGATCCGTGACTACTCACGACTGCTGTGAGCCAGGCTGTCGGGCGATTGCAGGCTCTGTGCCCTTGGGTTAGGGGCTTTGACCGAACTTTGGGCCTCCCCAGGGCATGCTGGGATGCGGCCCTTGGCGTAAGTGGCCTGGCCGCCCGctctgattgtgtgtgtgtgtgtgtctctctctctctttctctctctgtcgtAGCCACGCCCAGGGCCGCGCGGTAACTGCGCTGGGGAATGGGACGGTTGCCGTCTTCCACCGGGACGCCGGTAAataccagacccccccccccagctccccgcagccccctgccccactcactcctccCCCTTCGTCCCGCAGCCGGCCGCTGGGACCTGCAGCGCCCCCGGCTGCTGGACCTGGGGCGCCCCCGCCAGTCCATCCGCTGCGCCCTGGCCGTGGGGAGCCAGGTCTGGGTCGGCTACCGCAACCGGGTCTATGTGATGGAGCCGCGCAGCGCCAGGGTCCAGGtgaggcagtgggggtgggggagccagggATCAGTGAAGGTACAGGGGGATCCAGTGGGGAAGGGGACcgggggggaaggtggggcagtAGAcggctgggggggcagtcaaggtgcagggggtgggtggaGCCAAGTCGAGGAACAGGAGGTCCGGGGGCCGCTCAAAAGGGAGTGAGGGATCGTGGGGAATGTGAAATCCAGAGGTGATCTCATGGGACCCACTTAGAAATGGTGGATCTCCTGGGATCCACTCGGGTGGGGGTGAGGCACACCGGCAGGATCAACTCTGTGATGACAGTAGATCTATATGGAGATCTCATGGGACCCATTTGAGAGGGGCTGGGATCAACTTGGGCGATATCAGTACATCTCATGGGTCTATGGGATCTTGGGGGAATTGACACGCGATGGAAGTAGGTCTCATGGGATCCAATCATGGGGTTGGGGAACCATGGGTCCTGTGGGATCGATTCAGGTGGCACTGGCAGATCTCATGGCATCCatgcaggtggggtggggtgctctGGCAGGATCATGTGAGATCGACTCTTGTGATATTAATAGATATACACGATGACCTCATGGGATTCACTTAGGTGAGATTAGGGTATCCACGGGATCAGATGGGGTCAACCCAGGTGGCATCAGTAGACTTTGTGAGATCGACTCAGGTGGGGTTCAGGGAGCGATGGGATCCTGTGGGACAAACTCAGGTGAGGTTTGGTGGCTCTGATAGGATCCCCTTGGATGAGGTTGGGGGGGTCATCTCAGGTGATCTCATAGGTCCACTCGTGCCATGGGGGTGCCAATGGGATCTGGGGTGATCGACTGGATCGACTAGGTTGGGGATGGATTTGGAGCACCCTCGTGGGACCGATTCAGGGGAGTGAGGGAtctgccagccctgcctccagcccttcGCTCTGCGTCCCCTCCCCAGCGGTACTTTGAGGTGACCGGGCGCCCCGAGAGCCAGGTGAGGCACATGGCGTTGGCGGGCGACGGAGTCTGGGTCTCGGTGCGGCTGGAGCCCACCCTGCGCCTCTTCCATGCAGCCACTGGCCAGCCCCTGCAGGAGATCGACCTGACACCCTTTGTCCACAGCATGTTTGGTGAGCAGGTGgtgggctggctcgggggggtggggaatggagcacggggcctgtcccctctagggggctgtcagggttccctccccactctgaactctggggtacatgaaagaccccctaagcttatctcTACcaacttaggttaaaaacttccccaaggcacaaatccttccttgtccttggacggtatcgctgccaccaccaagtgattcagacaaagattcaggaaaaggaccacttggagttcctgtttcccccaaatatccccccaagccccttcaccccctttcctggggaggcttgagagcaaacaaggtgagcacagaccagcccCTTGGGtgtttaggacactaaaaaccaatcaggttcttaaaagcagaactttattataaagaaaaagtaaaagaagcacctctgtaaaatcaggtaattttacagggtaatcagattcaaaacacagaggattcccctctaggcaaaactttaaagttacaaaaaacaaacaaacaaacagggataaacctccctcttagctcagggaaaattcacaagctaaaacaaaagataacctaacgcatttccttgctattacttacaatttgcaATCTTAGCTGCTCAGTTAAGGTCTGGCtttaggagatgtattttccctgccctggtccCTCGCTGTCCtggagagaacaacaaagagacaaaacaaaaaccttcccccacagatttgaaagtatcttctccccttattggtccttttggtctgGTACCAACCAatcaaccaggttatttgagcttcttaaccctttacaggtaaaggagggattttatgctactgttagggtttggctacacttgcaggtgtgcagcgctgggagttaaagctgtcttcgtagaagctgtgtagggaaagtgctgcagtgtggccacatttgcagcagtgttgggagcggtgcattatgggcagctatcccagcattcaagtggctgcaacgtgcttttcaaaagaggggggtggggtggagagtgacagggagcgggggggagagagagagagagagagtgtggatttttggagccgccACTGTGTcaactccctgccttgcaaattccgaccatttcccccacccctcattcactcttaaatgcaaatagcctgcagaccagataagcagctgctccaacggactcccttcccccccgccgtgctgtttctctcctcaagcagacactagctgtggacatttatccccctgcctgcctcattcacagcaaacaggagctgtgttttgttttttagataagcagctccgggagccccgagttcacaacaaaacaaagagagttatctttacttaaaagcattatgggaaggttctggaggtcagttacagcgtagtaagattaatccctgtttacactggcgccccagcgctgcagcaccagcgctgttctctttattcctctcgtcgaggtggagtacaagcagcgctgtagccagggagatacagcgctgtatgtgccttgccagtgtggacggggagtaaattgcagcgctgtaaagccactaccagcgctgcaactctccagtgtagccaaggcctacgATGTATGTTCATGAcaggggcgccggctcccatccaaccccagggcagggactggctggctcaggggggcagggaatggggcacggggcctttcccctctagggggcactggctcccatccggccccagggcaggcactggctggctcagggtggGGTCTCATCATCCCCCGTGTTTCTCTCTAGGCCAGAACACTCTGGGTTTCTCCCTGCACGTCTCggccctgggctgcttctcccaGCGGCTGTGGATCGGCACAGCCAGTGGCACTGTCTTGACCGTGCCCTTTGCTCCGGGtgagttggggtgctgggggagggcaaggggatcCCCTTGGCATGGGTCAGATCCCacggccagcccagccctgctggtgtgcaGGGGGGAGAGGTGCGCGGGTGTGTGTTTCTCTGGGATCCCATGGGCGAGGGGCCAGCATCCTGCCCTActgagggcgggggggcagagggctcccagctagcctgctgggggcagggtctctgcaggccacacccccaaagctctGACCCTCCCCGTCTCTCCTGCCTTCTTCAGAGTTCTCAGGGCGCTCAGAGGCCCCCCCAGCCGCGGGGTCCCAGCCGGGCCCGTCGCCCGCCAGCACCCCCTACTGTGCGATGGAGAGTGCCCAGGCTTCCTACCACGGGCACCGTGATGCCGTCCGGTTCTTCGTCTGCGTCCCAGGTACccgccaggatgcctgggttttgccctggctctgggaggggagtgggtctagtggaggtggagggggggctgggagccaggactcctgggttctctccttgctCAGCTGCAACCCCGGAGCGCTCCCTTGAGGAGGGTGCTGGGGTAATAGCCTGTCTTCCTCCGCCCCAGGCTGCCTTAACCCTTCGCTGGCTGGGAGCAATGAGAGacgtgaggagggagctgggcagaAGCAGCCCACGGCTTTGGTGCTGAGCGGAGGAGAGGGGTATATCAACCTCCGGATCGGTACGTGTCTCGTGGGGGTGGGAAATGGCGCTTCTGCGGGGGTCTCCAgatacccagcccccgccccaccccagaggggctgcatcccagtgctgggtgaggggtccctgtataaacagcccccacctcaccccagaggtggccgcatcccaGTGCCCCACCCGAGGAGGGGCTGCATCCCACCGTCAGATCAGGGGTCTCCACATAAacagcccccacaccccaccccagaggtgtctgcatcccagcgccgggtgaggggtccccgtatacccagcccccactccaaacCCCAGATGTGGTCACGCTCCACTTTGGTTGTGGGGCGCCCCTGAGACTGCtgtgactctttttttttctctctctctcccttcgcAGGGGATGACACGGACGATCAATTTGGGGACCTCTTGGTGCCCAATCCCCGTCTGCGCCGCTCGGAGCGCAGCCACCTCATTGTGTGGCAGGTCCGGGCCTGAGGCCGGGGTGATGGGTGCAGATGCTGGGCCCGGCCTGCCCTGTGAGCCACCGTGTCCCCCCCCCATCACACCCAGATACCAGCTCCAGTCCTGGGGGGGTGGATCCTTCCAGCTCCTgatggtgggggtgtggggggggctgagttaaccccctgctgcccagggtgAGGATGAGGCCATCACCCGAGTTGCTGGTGttctcagtggggggggggggggcggggattggGTGTGTCTCcctacagcccccctccccactcatcTACTGGATCTTCCCCATGTCCCTGTgcagctgctgccctgcccacagTTCACAGCTAGTCTGAGACCCGCTGTGACAGAACCCGCCCCCcagttcccttccccccacctcaccagaacccctggccctgcccccttgcccaaccccctcccccccttgccctgcaccctgccagaccagcccctcctccctctccccccacccctcccctcatgcCTTTATCCCCCCATCACAGCTCTATCTGTCCCACCTCCCGGCCCTCCCTCACAGCAGGGGGGCCCCACCTCCGAGCCTGGCTCCCGTAGCGCCTCTGTGCCTTTAAAAGGGGGCGGGGCCACTGTCACTCAGGAGTATAGATGGCAGCTGCCTTCAGAAATATTGTTTACAAGTTCCGCCCTCCCATTCAGGACCCTTCCACTTCTCAgggcccctcccctctggctgCACTGACTCCGCCCTCCCTGGCAGGCTTCGCCCACATCTCAGAGCCCCTCCCTCTTTTGTCTTTTTACATGCAAAGCGGGTGGGGAAGGGTGGAGTCTCAGGGCCCTTGGGTTTGATctctggctctgtgcctcagtttcccttctgtacaCGGGGGCATTGGATCCTCTGCCCCTGAAACCGCCCATGAAATCCATTCTGACCTTAagcgttggggtggggtgggggtctcccTGTACCCCCCCCACCGGGGACACACGGGGGGCAGGCTATGCGGGCTTCCTCCCTGCCCTCCTTGCACTAAGTTCCCCCAACACAGCTCCTGACTGGGGTTATGCCAGCTGCCCCCAACCCCTCAGGGCTTCTCTGCCTCATGGGGGGCGCAGGCATGGGGCACCCCATTGCTGCTACACGCTCAGGGTTGGGCTCTGTCccgtctgtctgtgtgtctgagCCGCAGTGCCCCCGGCAGCATCTGGGGATCTTTCTATGGGACAATTTCTAATAAAGCTTTATTTTTCTGGGCTAAAATGTCATTGGGGTGGTATGCggcagtggggttggggggctccCATCTGGCCCAAGGGCAGAGGTCTGCCTGGatcagggaatggggcacagggggCGGGGACGGCACTGgctcccttccagccccggaCGGTGGGGGAATGGgaaggactggctggctcaggggggtggggaacagggcaTGGAGCTTTTCCCTGCCAATCTGGCcttagggtggggggagctccctggtgcgggaggtggggggggtggtAGGCTGAAAGAGGGATAAGCGGGGGGCCCCCGGTGCTAACACAAtccctggctcttccccagccccccacaaagGGGGTCCCTGTGTGCTGAGccatggggcggggcagggggtggttcAACCAAATGCTTTTCTGAGCACAAAAGGCCGCTGGGTTGGGTTCCAACACCTTCCTCGCCTACCGTGACCATTTTTCCGGGCCGGGGTCACCGCTTCACACCCCCTTCTCATACCAAAATCATGCCTAGGGGGAGCCCCAAGAACTGGTTCTGCCCCCTCCGCTGAGCTTTTGGGATTTTTGCCTGAGAAAAAGGTCCAAAATCTCCCACTCTTCACCTCCAAGCTTTGCTCCTCGTctctttcacagatggggaaactgaggtgcagggagggggtacgCCGGCAGGCcaatggcacagctgggaataagCCCCGGGTCTCCTGGCTGGTGATTTACCCACTAGGCACCACTGCCTAGCTTTTCCCAACACCTCCgtaccccccagcccagctccagggctACCTTCCCTCCAGCTCCTGTGGTTCCGGGCTGCCAAATtgatcccctgccccccaacccctctgGGGCTCTCAAACCTGGTTCAGGCGGCTTATTGGGTGTGTGGGACAGCGCAGGGACCCCAGCGCGCTGGgatctgtgcccagctctgcccccagcctgcctcagtttccccagctgcacTTGACCATGGGGGGCTTGGGAAGGGGGGTCCCAGCACCCGTGCCCCCGCGGTCCCACAGCCAGGGATAGTCACGTAGGGACTCTAGGGGCGGCAGCCCAGAAGTTCAGTTTTGATGGGGCTCCCCAAAATCAAGGGGTGCAGGCAGCTGAGAATGGAGGCACCCCCCCCTCCCTAAAAGTGACAGGTGCTGGGGGGCCCCTTGGGATACCTCCATGGAGCTGCCCCACGCCCCTAACATCACCCACTCATTggggaaccccaaccccctgccccccaacccacaccTTCAGAGGCCACCTCCTACGTCATCCACTCCCTGATTGGGTCTTTGGAACGTTGTACCcgccctccttcctctctcccctccgTGATTGGATGGGAGCTCACGGGGGCGTGGTCTTTGAAGCCTTCCTCGGGGCGCGTCTTATTTTTACGTCGttccctccctctcctttctgaTTGGGGGGCAAAGGGAAGGGGCGTGGTCTTTGGAGCGTTTTGTCAGGCCAGCCTCTGTGTACatcttctcccttcccttccctgattgggtggaggggctggagggggtggtgGTCTTTGGCACGTTCCGTCAGGCCAGCCGGGACAGCTCTCAGCgcgctcccattggttgggagtcgggggggagggaggtgttagGGGCGTGGCCAACCCTGCTTGGGCGTCTCTGATTGGTCGAGGGCGGGTTTAGAGATTAGGGGCCCTGGGAAGCATGTGCTGattggctggggcgggggtgttCTAGGGGAAGCGTAGAggtgagtggggcagagggtgcgggggataaagggggctgggggtcaggcagccccaggcaggggggggggttggcagcTGGCGggcagagctgcccagggaccCACCCCGCGGGGCATGGGCTGGTCAGGGGACGCCGGGTAAccggggcacagggcagggcagccagggGCGCCCCACGGGCCAggcgggctgggggggctctggcggcccccccccccccccgcgcctaaCCGGAGCACAAGCAATTCTCTTACTGACTCACCAGccgggctccggccccggccccggaaCCGCAGAGCTGCTGAGCCCAAAGAGATCagagtcccggggggggcggggtctggctggctcggggggggggggggggaatggggcgtggggcctgtcccctctagggggcgccggctcccacctggccccagggcagggactggctggctcagggggtcggggaatggggcccggggcctttCCCGTTCAGGGGGCATCAGCTCCCCATCTGGTCCCATCCTCTCCTCTTCTGGCTGCAGGGGCAGAGATGGCTCTGGCCCGGCTCGGGAAGGTGGTTCCCAAAACCAGCATCCTCTTCCTGTGCGACATGCAGGAGAAGTTCCGGCCCAACATAGCCCACTTCCCCCAGATTGTGGCCGTGGCAGCGCGCATGTTGCAGGTGAAATGCCCTGAGGCGGTGCTGGGCTTTGGGGGGCTTCAGAAGAGGGTGCGGgaccctggcagtcagggctggccccagtgcaCAACTAAGGgatgttgcatccgaagaagtgggtattcacccacgaaagctcatgctgcaaaacgtctgttagtctataaggtgccacaggattctttgctgcaactAAGGGATGCTGTCCCATTGGCCCATTGTTTTATGCAGCTGTCAGAAAGTtgccacatcccaccccaggggtggctgcatctcagcaccgggtgaGGGGGCCCTGAATAACCAGCCCTTGGAAATGTGATGTCCGGGAGGCTCAAGGAGACAGCTCATgtccccgggggtgggggcaggttgCGCGTTCCGGGTGTCTGCTGAAAACAGGACAGAAAGGGCCAGGACTATTAGGCAGCTGCAGTTGCAGACGCTGGCCACTGGATGGCGGCCTAACCGTGGAGGATTGATGGTAATTCGCACCCTGTGAAATACTTTCTATTCTTTATAACAGTTAGGGGAGGGTTGGTGGGAATTCCATGTTGTTTCATTTTATCCTGCCCCGGTCAGGACCTGCCCCGGGGGGTGGGTCTAGGAGGTGTTAGGACCTGCCCCATGGAGCTTATCTCTAACCGCTAGACcggactcccctcccagagccagggagtgaACCCAGGaaccctggcttccagccccccgcactctaaccagccccccccccccgcactccccaGGTGGCACAGCTGCTGGAGATCCCGGTGGTGGTG from Mauremys mutica isolate MM-2020 ecotype Southern chromosome 15, ASM2049712v1, whole genome shotgun sequence includes the following:
- the LOC123350080 gene encoding C-Jun-amino-terminal kinase-interacting protein 4-like, yielding MEEVFGEEGESAAPALCEEMVSGLAAGLYGELERLVGAYGRGAVAGLLPQLVSVLEALERAGGQIRERDEALELLRDDQLGLLGQYERERAGRKRAEERYMELEDVVEQERKGHKAALSRLDGQSRRLEEKARSYADQLASLEEQKAALLKELSALGQTHGKMVQRYKELKALTVPPPAPSTPRPSGVASAPHWPSLFLPSTSDPGCSEPPKGSAEAPGPAPAEGTPEPQQDGEGPTRNSHPLAQELPLPARDGSPQRCQELAEILSSTPELEPTPDLPASPPTPQRNMESLFAEVSGLSLELLGDVDEGADLQGDAVQTLMMENAELRDTRLVLDTARRHLIARVEELMGERESLRGERDGATEALSRCQGRLRETEQDLSRIRQELEEIKKQNSDDAEVEAQASQRKRFTRAEMARVLTERNLYKERLMELQEAVRRTEMLRASREVQAAQMKKSSFWKFFDRLFSTSDFPERVPASPPVSEHRGNGGRAPPAVRYLPRPASPTDTGEPPNLSPQQQKRDLYRQIRSHIWKQHGRAPVHGWSPPAVPQVRVEQAEGQDLPRLAQLRLLDQKDPSTKLWCAVGMGVPRTDGDVSGAPWPAPPSLLWVCSGTHSASEVTVMDAARANLVLAQFVLPNAHVLCAAWLPGHRPLSAESTKLEPEILEDPLAPDPPELEEEAGTLDADSDAIGTMDTVWLGTQEGSISIYSAGSDWRRCLRTVQLKDAVHSVVHAQGRAVTALGNGTVAVFHRDAAGRWDLQRPRLLDLGRPRQSIRCALAVGSQVWVGYRNRVYVMEPRSARVQRYFEVTGRPESQVRHMALAGDGVWVSVRLEPTLRLFHAATGQPLQEIDLTPFVHSMFGQNTLGFSLHVSALGCFSQRLWIGTASGTVLTVPFAPEFSGRSEAPPAAGSQPGPSPASTPYCAMESAQASYHGHRDAVRFFVCVPGCLNPSLAGSNERREEGAGQKQPTALVLSGGEGYINLRIGDDTDDQFGDLLVPNPRLRRSERSHLIVWQVRA